A stretch of Ipomoea triloba cultivar NCNSP0323 chromosome 13, ASM357664v1 DNA encodes these proteins:
- the LOC116002317 gene encoding uncharacterized protein LOC116002317 — translation MANLKDFPSFSLGLTREFGHDVWGDVSNIARVINEGHDDHGVGGGIGRDANIDHISGSQHGGCSGVNGEQQVHDGGVDGGLDMVVPRVGSTFVCLAPRKANRPARTVLGSVRRSGVHSIASVPSLDLLDDVNFFKWVLKHEFLFPYTGQTVSRNDICSLAPWAEVSVGVIIAGSCILTCREHTNDPSTPTRVFASPFTTLNTTVLFKKIDKLKLTRFSEALVADFALGHYKIWGHVHLLFFPILQQNHLYLLCVDFKFERLEIIDNSASTQPTPVKYGDTLENVKLLLSECFTSVGEKFKSIVCDNLKTKRMPMTWRDTKNKVDYGMYLMRHMESYVSEAVKVLQNGIVGLLVVTDRNFRGYVCVI, via the exons ATGGCTAATTTGAAGGATTTTCCATCTTTTAGCCTTGGATTGACTCGGGAGTTTGGACACGATGTGTGGGGTGATGTGTCTAATATTGCTAGGGTGATTAATGAAGGTCATGATGACCATGGTGTGGGTGGTGGTATTGGCCGG GATGCGAATATTGATCACATTTCTGGATCTCAACATGGTGGTTGCTCAGGTGTTAATGGTGAACAACAAGTTCATGATGGGGGTGTGGATGGTGGTTTGGATATG GTTGTTCCTCGTGTGGGTTCCACATTTGTTTGTCTTGCTCCACGCAAG GCAAATAGACCAGCTCGTACTGTTTTGGGGTCAGTTCGTCGTAGTGGTGTCCACTCTATTGCTTCCGTGCCTTCACTCGATTTATTGGATGATGTCAACTTTTTCAAGTGGGTGCTCAA GCATGAGTTTTTATTCCCTTACACTGGTCAAACTGTTAGTCGTAACGATATATGTTCTTTGGCACCGTGGGCGGAGGTTTCTGTGGGTGTGATTATTGCTGGGTCCTGTATATTAACTTGTAGAGAACATACCAACGATCCATCAACACCAACTAGGGTGTTTGCCTCTCCGTTCACCACT TTGAACACTACTGTGTTGTTCAAAAAAATAGACAAGCTGAAGTTGACTAGGTTTTCGGAGGCTTTGGTGGCTGATTTTGCACTTGGTCATTATAAAATATGGGGTCATGTTCATCTC CTTTTCTTTCCCAtccttcaacaaaatcatttataCCTCTTGTGTGTCGACTTCAAATTCGAGCGGCTTGAAATTATTGATAATTCTGCTTCAACTCAGCCCACTCCGGTGAAGTATGGTGATACCCTAGAAAATGTG aAACTGTTGTTGTCTGAATGTTTCACATCTGTTGGTGAGAAATTCAAGTCAATTGTTTGTGACAATTTGAAGACTAAAAGGATGCCGATGACATGGCGGGACACCAAGAATAAGGTGGACTATGGCATGTATCTTATGCGGCACATGGAGAGTTATGTGAGTGAAGCCGTGAAGGTGTTGCAAAATGGGATTGTGGGCTTACTAGTGGTGACAGATCGCAACTTTAGAGGCTACGTTTGCGTTATATGA